A DNA window from Sylvia atricapilla isolate bSylAtr1 chromosome 6, bSylAtr1.pri, whole genome shotgun sequence contains the following coding sequences:
- the CYP2R1 gene encoding vitamin D 25-hydroxylase isoform X2, whose translation MDCNGKDPESTYSRENLIFSVGELIIAGTETTTNVLRWAVLFMALYPNIQGQVQKEIDLVIGPNKMPTLEEKCKMPYTEAVLHEVLRFCNIVPLGIFHATSKDTVVRGYTIPGGTTVITNLYSVHFDEKYWSNPEVFFPERFLDSNGQFVKKDAFIPFSLGRRHCLGEQLARMEMFLFFTSLLQRFHLHFPHGVIPELKPRLGMTLQPQPYLICAERR comes from the exons ATGGATTGCAATGGAAAAGACCCAGAATCTACATAttcaagagaaaatttaattttctccgTTGGAGAGCTCATCATTGCTGGAACAGAAACCACAACAAATGTTTTAAGATGGGCAGTGTTATTTATGGCTCTTTATCCAAACATTCAAG GCCAAGTTCAGAAAGAAATCGATCTTGTCATTGGcccaaacaaaatgcccacCTTGGAGGAGAAGTGCAAGATGCCCTACACCGAGGCTGTCCTGCACGAGGTCCTGAGGTTCTGTAACATAGTCCCGCTGGGGATTTTCCATGCAACTTCCAAGGACACTGTTGTGCGTGGCTACACGATTCCTGGAGGCACCACAGTCATCACAAACCTCTACTCTGTTCACTTCGATGAAAAGTACTGGAGCAATCCAGAGGTGTTTTTTCCTGAGAGGTTTTTGGACAGTAATGGGCAGTTTGTCAAGAAAGATGCGTTTATTCCTTTTTCCCTAG GAAGAAGACATTGTCTTGGAGAACAGCTGGCTCGaatggaaatgtttctgtttttcaccTCGTTGCTACAACGATTTCATCTGCATTTTCCTCATGGGGTGATCCCAGAGCTGAAGCCAAGATTAGGGATGACGTTACAACCACAGCCCTACCTCATCTGTGCCGAGAGACGGTGA
- the CYP2R1 gene encoding vitamin D 25-hydroxylase isoform X1: MRVAAEPGARPGAATATATAGSGTWLLPLAAALALLLSLVVRQLLKQRRPPGFPPGPAGLPLLGNIPALGAEQPHLYLRRQSQIHGQIFSLDLGGISAVVLNGYDAVKECLVHQSEIFADRPSLPLFKKLTNMGGLLNSKYGRGWTEHRKLAVNSFRIFGYGQRSFEHKISEESLFFLDAIETYKGRPFDLKHLITNAVSNITNLILFGERFTYEDTEFQHMIEIFSENIELAASASVFLYNAFPWIGILPFGKHQQLFKNAAEVYEFLHELIERVSENRKPQSPRHFVDAYLDEMDCNGKDPESTYSRENLIFSVGELIIAGTETTTNVLRWAVLFMALYPNIQGQVQKEIDLVIGPNKMPTLEEKCKMPYTEAVLHEVLRFCNIVPLGIFHATSKDTVVRGYTIPGGTTVITNLYSVHFDEKYWSNPEVFFPERFLDSNGQFVKKDAFIPFSLGRRHCLGEQLARMEMFLFFTSLLQRFHLHFPHGVIPELKPRLGMTLQPQPYLICAERR; the protein is encoded by the exons ATGCGGGTGGCGGCGGAGCCGGGGGCGCGCCCGGGCGCGGCGACAGCGACAGCGACAGCGGGCAGCGGCACCTGGCTCCTGCCGCTGGCGGCGGCGCTGGCGCTGCTGCTGTCGCTGGTGGTGCGGCAGCTGCTGAAGCAGCGGAGGCCGCCCGGCttcccgcccggccccgcggggctgcCGCTGCTCGGCAACATCCCCGCGCTGGGCGCAGAGCAGCCGCACCTCTACCTGCGGCGGCAGAGCCAGATCCACGGGCAG atcTTTAGCCTTGATCTCggggggatatctgctgttgTGCTGAATGGCTATGATGCAGTGAAGGAATGCCTCGTCCATCAAAGTGAAATTTTTGCAGACAGGCCGTCTCTTCCCTTGTTCAAGAAGCTGACAAACATGGGAG gctTACTGAACAGTAAATATGGCAGAGGATGGACAGAACACCGCAAATTAGCTGTAAATAGCTTTCGAATTTTTGGATATGGTCAAAGGTCCTTTGAACACAAAATTTCAGAAGaatctctgttttttcttgatGCCATTGAGACATACAAAGGCAGACCCTTTGATCTTAAGCACTTGATAACAAATGCTGTTTCAAACATTACTAATTTGATTCTTTTTGGAGAACGTTTCACATACGAAGATACTGAATTTCAGCACATGATTGAGATTTTTAGTGAAAACATTGAATTAGCTGCTAgtgcttctgtatttttatataatgcTTTTCCTTGGATTGGTATCTTGCCATTTGGGAAACACcagcagctgtttaaaaatgcagctgaagtCTATGAGTTTCTTCATGAGCTTATTGAACGTGTCTCTGAAAATAGGAAGCCTCAGTCACCTCGACATTTCGTAGATGCATATTTAGATGAGATGGATTGCAATGGAAAAGACCCAGAATCTACATAttcaagagaaaatttaattttctccgTTGGAGAGCTCATCATTGCTGGAACAGAAACCACAACAAATGTTTTAAGATGGGCAGTGTTATTTATGGCTCTTTATCCAAACATTCAAG GCCAAGTTCAGAAAGAAATCGATCTTGTCATTGGcccaaacaaaatgcccacCTTGGAGGAGAAGTGCAAGATGCCCTACACCGAGGCTGTCCTGCACGAGGTCCTGAGGTTCTGTAACATAGTCCCGCTGGGGATTTTCCATGCAACTTCCAAGGACACTGTTGTGCGTGGCTACACGATTCCTGGAGGCACCACAGTCATCACAAACCTCTACTCTGTTCACTTCGATGAAAAGTACTGGAGCAATCCAGAGGTGTTTTTTCCTGAGAGGTTTTTGGACAGTAATGGGCAGTTTGTCAAGAAAGATGCGTTTATTCCTTTTTCCCTAG GAAGAAGACATTGTCTTGGAGAACAGCTGGCTCGaatggaaatgtttctgtttttcaccTCGTTGCTACAACGATTTCATCTGCATTTTCCTCATGGGGTGATCCCAGAGCTGAAGCCAAGATTAGGGATGACGTTACAACCACAGCCCTACCTCATCTGTGCCGAGAGACGGTGA